A DNA window from Phragmites australis chromosome 11, lpPhrAust1.1, whole genome shotgun sequence contains the following coding sequences:
- the LOC133885867 gene encoding protein STICHEL-like 3 isoform X1, translated as MPAAAWSSSGGGDHLRGHAHLTNCIHLRHHHAQAHGASGRRPSPTGSSASASAALMRDLLALQRSRSLRDPSTRRSVDSASNRDADADHSLRGGLKTLLDQLAENPQPKPSRRPRRRFKRGAGRRAAPAAASSGALDRPAVSVNSSSQEAVCGNKYLFSAGGGDDGGGGEELLLQQVSHDSRIVCGIPWNWSRIHHRGKSILDMAGRSLSCGLSDPMSASAARRFEAATSAASCGHMNGSRSHPHFPVTARLTSSTSSDSDSLPLLVEGARNGIGGISSSFSGELGILSKSSEIESDLASEARSGQRSRGSHGGRHRSLTQKYEPTTFKDVVGQSLVVQALSNAILKKKIGLVYVFYGPHGTGKTSCARVFAKALNCHSAEHPRPCDSCASCIAHNVGKSRSLLEIGPVGNIDLDSIVDILDNVMLSPVPAQHRVFIIDDCNTLPPDTWSVISKVVERAPRHVVFILISPNLDLPHIILSRCQKFFFPKLKECDIVNTLQWISTSESLDVDRDALKLIASRSDGSLRDAEMTLDQLSLLGQRISMSLVQELVGLVSDDKLVDLLDLALSADTVNTVKTLRDITETGVEPMDLMSQLATIITDILAGTYPFTQERARRKFFKRPTLSKDDMEKLRQALKTLSEAEKQLRVSNDKMTWLTAALLQLAPDKQYILLSSSTNTSLNRGLLTHPEGDIARNSAVDHSEIHAGPHGLPRASDLGNQQYRDVNPGVGSSNNMGSNYHGGRRAGEHTPDSHVLSTSGTRVNEGSKYSKTDSNMIWQAVLENVQSDSLRKLLAKEGRLISVSLGTAPTVQLIFSSRVNKSKAEKYRGQILQAFESVLSSAIILEIRYESKDDLTSYHAPVISRYHEDGSSNMVLRRSFTKHSSVSSGGENLIRRLQKDSIFQGTSSNQTRWMQSDPHILTEGEIIEVGSQMDWHAEPDNGIVTANKRRQASVWREGLSSLDQEIPQGGKNVNNEHGRQKNIVRGKVSLAHVINQAEARSQQGGWSRHKAISIAEKLEQDNLRLEPRSSLLCWKTSSTSRRKLSALKIRTRRSRALSRLALCGRCISAGSPR; from the exons atgccggcggcggcgtggagTAGCAGCGGCGGTGGTGACCACCTACGCGGGCATGCGCACCTGACCAACTGCATCCACCTGCGGCACCACCACGCGCAAGCGCACGGCGCGTCCGGGCGGAGGCCCAGCCCCACGGGGTCGTCCGCGtcggcctcggccgcgctgATGCGGGACCTCCTCGCGCTGCAGCGCTCGCGCTCTCTCCGGGACCCCTCCACGCGCCGCTCGGTCGACTCCGCATCCAACAgggacgccgacgccgaccaCTCCCTCCGCGGCGGGCTCAAGACCCTCCTCGACCAGCTAGCGGAGAACCCGCAGCCCAAGCCCTCGCGCCGCCCTCGGCGACGCTTCAAGCGCGGGGCCGGTCGCCGCGCAGCTCCCGCGGCTGCCTCCAGCGGCGCTTTAGATCGCCCCGCCGTCTCCGTCAACTCCAGCTCCCAGGAGGCCGTCTGCGGCAACAAGTACCTTTTCAGCGCCGGCGGAGGAGAcgacggcggtggtggcgaggagctgctgctgcagcaggtGTCGCACGACTCACGCATCGTGTGCGGCATCCCGTGGAACTGGTCGCGCATCCACCACCGCGGCAAGTCCATCCTCGACATGGCGGGCCGTAGCCTCTCGTGCGGCCTGTCAGACCCCAtgtcggcgtcggcggcgcggAGGTTCGAAGCCGCCACCTCCGCTGCCTCGTGCGGTCACATGAACGGGTCGCGTTCGCACCCGCATTTCCCGGTGACGGCGAGGCTGACTTCCTCGACCAGTTCGGACTCCGACTCTCTGCCTCTGCTTGTCGAGGGCGCGCGCAATGGCATCGGTGGCATTTCCAGTAGCTTCTCTGGGGAGCTCGGGATTTTGTCCAAGAGCAGCGAGATAGAGTCTGACCTCGCGTCCGAGGCACGGTCAGGTCAGAGGTCACGGGGCTCGCACGGTGGCCGGCACCGGAGCTTGACACAGAAGTATGAGCCGACGACTTTCAAGGACGTCGTTGGGCAAAGCTTGGTGGTGCAGGCGCTGTCCAATGCCATTCTGAAGAAGAAGATTGGGCTGGTGTATGTCTTCTACGGGCCACATGGTACAGGCAAGACGTCATGTGCGAGGGTGTTTGCGAAAGCTTTGAATTGCCATTCTGCTGAGCACCCAAGGCCCTGTGATTCATGCGCGTCTTGTATTGCACACAATGTGGGCAAGAGTAGGAGTTTGTTGGAGATTGGACCGGTTGGTAACATAGACCTGGACAGCATTGTGGATATACTTGACAATGTGATGCTTTCGCCTGTGCCAGCCCAGCACCGGGTGTTTATAATTGATGACTGCAACACATTGCCGCCAGATACATGGAGTGTCATATCCAAGGTCGTCGAACGTGCACCCCGGCATGTAGTTTTTATTCTCATCAGCCCCAACCTTGATCTTCCTCATATAATTTTGTCAAGGTGCCAAAAGTTCTTTTTCCCCAAACTGAAGGAGTGCGACATTGTGAACACTTTGCAGTGGATTTCTACTAGCGAAAGCCTAGATGTTGATAGAGATGCACTGAAACTTATTGCTTCCCGGTCAGATGGGTCATTGAGGGATGCGGAGATGACCTTGGATCAGCTGAGTTTGCTTGGGCAGAGAATTTCAATGTCGCTTGTTCAAGAACTC GTTGGCTTGGTTTCTGATGATAAATTGGTTGATTTGCTTGATTTGGCACTTTCCGCTGACACTGTTAACACAGTGAAAACCTTACGGGATATTACCGAAACAGGGGTTGAGCCAATGGACCTGATGTCTCAACTTGCCACAATAATCACTGACATCCTTGCTGGCACCTATCCATTCACACAAGAAAGAGCGCGAAGAAAATTCTTCAAACGTCCAACCT TATCAAAGGATGATATGGAAAAGCTACGCCAAGCCTTGAAAACACTCTCTGAAGCTGAAAAACAGTTGAGGGTCTCTAATGACAAGATGACCTGGCTTACAGCTGCTCTGCTTCAGCTTGCTCCTGATAAACAGTATATATTGCTGAGTTCGTCCACGAATACGAGTCTTAATCGGGGTTTGCTTACCCACCCTGAGGGAGACATTGCAAGGAACTCTGCTGTAGATCATAGTGAGATACATGCTGGTCCCCATGGCTTACCAAGAGCATCTGACCTTGGAAATCAGCAGTATAGAGATGTTAATCCAGGTGTTGGTTCTAGCAACAACATGGGAAGCAATTATCACGGAGGACGGAGAGCTGGGGAACATACACCAGACAGCCATGTATTGtcaacaagtggtaccagagtgAATGAAGGATCTAAATACAGCAAAACTGACAGTAATATGATTTGGCAGGCTGTGCTAGAGAATGTTCAGTCAGACTCGTTGAGAAAATTGCTGGCTAAAGAGGGGCGACTGATTTCTGTCAGCCTAGGTACAG CACCAACTGTCCAATTAATATTCAGCTCCCGTGTGAATAAGTCCAAAGCCGAAAAGTATAGGGGGCAAATTCTGCAAGCATTTGAGTCTGTTCTTTCTTCTGCTATAATACTTGAAATCCGATACGAATCAAAGGATGATCTCACATCATATCATGCTCCAGTTATCTCTCGCTACCATGAGGATGGCTCTTCGAATATGGTATTAAGGAGGTCTTTCACTAAACATAGTTCAGTTTCTTCTGGAGGTGAAAATTTAATTAGAAGGCTTCAAAAAGACAGCATTTTCCAGGGTACTAGCTCAAATCAGACACGCTGGATGCAATCTGATCCACATATATTGACCGAAGGTGAAATTATTGAAGTTGGATCTCAGATGGATTGGCATGCTGAACCAGATAATGGCATTGTTACAGCAAACAAAAGAAGACAAGCGAGTGTGTGGAGAGAAGGCTTGTCATCACTGGACCAAGAAATTCCTCAAGGAGGGAAAAATGTGAATAACGAACATGGTCGACAAAAAAACATTGTAAGAGGCAAGGTATCTCTTGCTCATGTTATTAACCAGGCGGAAGCTCGTTCTCAACAAGGTGGCTGGTCTAGGCACAAAGCTATATCAATTGCAGAAAAGCTAGAGCAAGATAATTT GAGATTGGAACCTAGATCTAGTTTGCTTTGTTGGAAAACTTCAAGCACTTCTAGACGGAAG CTATCTGCACTGAAGATCAGGACACGAAGATCACGAGCTTTATCAAGGCTCGCCTTGTGCGGAAGGTGCATTTCAGCGGGAtcaccaagatga
- the LOC133885867 gene encoding protein STICHEL-like 3 isoform X2 — MPAAAWSSSGGGDHLRGHAHLTNCIHLRHHHAQAHGASGRRPSPTGSSASASAALMRDLLALQRSRSLRDPSTRRSVDSASNRDADADHSLRGGLKTLLDQLAENPQPKPSRRPRRRFKRGAGRRAAPAAASSGALDRPAVSVNSSSQEAVCGNKYLFSAGGGDDGGGGEELLLQQVSHDSRIVCGIPWNWSRIHHRGKSILDMAGRSLSCGLSDPMSASAARRFEAATSAASCGHMNGSRSHPHFPVTARLTSSTSSDSDSLPLLVEGARNGIGGISSSFSGELGILSKSSEIESDLASEARSGQRSRGSHGGRHRSLTQKYEPTTFKDVVGQSLVVQALSNAILKKKIGLVYVFYGPHGTGKTSCARVFAKALNCHSAEHPRPCDSCASCIAHNVGKSRSLLEIGPVGNIDLDSIVDILDNVMLSPVPAQHRVFIIDDCNTLPPDTWSVISKVVERAPRHVVFILISPNLDLPHIILSRCQKFFFPKLKECDIVNTLQWISTSESLDVDRDALKLIASRSDGSLRDAEMTLDQLSLLGQRISMSLVQELVGLVSDDKLVDLLDLALSADTVNTVKTLRDITETGVEPMDLMSQLATIITDILAGTYPFTQERARRKFFKRPTLSKDDMEKLRQALKTLSEAEKQLRVSNDKMTWLTAALLQLAPDKQYILLSSSTNTSLNRGLLTHPEGDIARNSAVDHSEIHAGPHGLPRASDLGNQQYRDVNPGVGSSNNMGSNYHGGRRAGEHTPDSHVLSTSGTRVNEGSKYSKTDSNMIWQAVLENVQSDSLRKLLAKEGRLISVSLAPTVQLIFSSRVNKSKAEKYRGQILQAFESVLSSAIILEIRYESKDDLTSYHAPVISRYHEDGSSNMVLRRSFTKHSSVSSGGENLIRRLQKDSIFQGTSSNQTRWMQSDPHILTEGEIIEVGSQMDWHAEPDNGIVTANKRRQASVWREGLSSLDQEIPQGGKNVNNEHGRQKNIVRGKVSLAHVINQAEARSQQGGWSRHKAISIAEKLEQDNLRLEPRSSLLCWKTSSTSRRKLSALKIRTRRSRALSRLALCGRCISAGSPR; from the exons atgccggcggcggcgtggagTAGCAGCGGCGGTGGTGACCACCTACGCGGGCATGCGCACCTGACCAACTGCATCCACCTGCGGCACCACCACGCGCAAGCGCACGGCGCGTCCGGGCGGAGGCCCAGCCCCACGGGGTCGTCCGCGtcggcctcggccgcgctgATGCGGGACCTCCTCGCGCTGCAGCGCTCGCGCTCTCTCCGGGACCCCTCCACGCGCCGCTCGGTCGACTCCGCATCCAACAgggacgccgacgccgaccaCTCCCTCCGCGGCGGGCTCAAGACCCTCCTCGACCAGCTAGCGGAGAACCCGCAGCCCAAGCCCTCGCGCCGCCCTCGGCGACGCTTCAAGCGCGGGGCCGGTCGCCGCGCAGCTCCCGCGGCTGCCTCCAGCGGCGCTTTAGATCGCCCCGCCGTCTCCGTCAACTCCAGCTCCCAGGAGGCCGTCTGCGGCAACAAGTACCTTTTCAGCGCCGGCGGAGGAGAcgacggcggtggtggcgaggagctgctgctgcagcaggtGTCGCACGACTCACGCATCGTGTGCGGCATCCCGTGGAACTGGTCGCGCATCCACCACCGCGGCAAGTCCATCCTCGACATGGCGGGCCGTAGCCTCTCGTGCGGCCTGTCAGACCCCAtgtcggcgtcggcggcgcggAGGTTCGAAGCCGCCACCTCCGCTGCCTCGTGCGGTCACATGAACGGGTCGCGTTCGCACCCGCATTTCCCGGTGACGGCGAGGCTGACTTCCTCGACCAGTTCGGACTCCGACTCTCTGCCTCTGCTTGTCGAGGGCGCGCGCAATGGCATCGGTGGCATTTCCAGTAGCTTCTCTGGGGAGCTCGGGATTTTGTCCAAGAGCAGCGAGATAGAGTCTGACCTCGCGTCCGAGGCACGGTCAGGTCAGAGGTCACGGGGCTCGCACGGTGGCCGGCACCGGAGCTTGACACAGAAGTATGAGCCGACGACTTTCAAGGACGTCGTTGGGCAAAGCTTGGTGGTGCAGGCGCTGTCCAATGCCATTCTGAAGAAGAAGATTGGGCTGGTGTATGTCTTCTACGGGCCACATGGTACAGGCAAGACGTCATGTGCGAGGGTGTTTGCGAAAGCTTTGAATTGCCATTCTGCTGAGCACCCAAGGCCCTGTGATTCATGCGCGTCTTGTATTGCACACAATGTGGGCAAGAGTAGGAGTTTGTTGGAGATTGGACCGGTTGGTAACATAGACCTGGACAGCATTGTGGATATACTTGACAATGTGATGCTTTCGCCTGTGCCAGCCCAGCACCGGGTGTTTATAATTGATGACTGCAACACATTGCCGCCAGATACATGGAGTGTCATATCCAAGGTCGTCGAACGTGCACCCCGGCATGTAGTTTTTATTCTCATCAGCCCCAACCTTGATCTTCCTCATATAATTTTGTCAAGGTGCCAAAAGTTCTTTTTCCCCAAACTGAAGGAGTGCGACATTGTGAACACTTTGCAGTGGATTTCTACTAGCGAAAGCCTAGATGTTGATAGAGATGCACTGAAACTTATTGCTTCCCGGTCAGATGGGTCATTGAGGGATGCGGAGATGACCTTGGATCAGCTGAGTTTGCTTGGGCAGAGAATTTCAATGTCGCTTGTTCAAGAACTC GTTGGCTTGGTTTCTGATGATAAATTGGTTGATTTGCTTGATTTGGCACTTTCCGCTGACACTGTTAACACAGTGAAAACCTTACGGGATATTACCGAAACAGGGGTTGAGCCAATGGACCTGATGTCTCAACTTGCCACAATAATCACTGACATCCTTGCTGGCACCTATCCATTCACACAAGAAAGAGCGCGAAGAAAATTCTTCAAACGTCCAACCT TATCAAAGGATGATATGGAAAAGCTACGCCAAGCCTTGAAAACACTCTCTGAAGCTGAAAAACAGTTGAGGGTCTCTAATGACAAGATGACCTGGCTTACAGCTGCTCTGCTTCAGCTTGCTCCTGATAAACAGTATATATTGCTGAGTTCGTCCACGAATACGAGTCTTAATCGGGGTTTGCTTACCCACCCTGAGGGAGACATTGCAAGGAACTCTGCTGTAGATCATAGTGAGATACATGCTGGTCCCCATGGCTTACCAAGAGCATCTGACCTTGGAAATCAGCAGTATAGAGATGTTAATCCAGGTGTTGGTTCTAGCAACAACATGGGAAGCAATTATCACGGAGGACGGAGAGCTGGGGAACATACACCAGACAGCCATGTATTGtcaacaagtggtaccagagtgAATGAAGGATCTAAATACAGCAAAACTGACAGTAATATGATTTGGCAGGCTGTGCTAGAGAATGTTCAGTCAGACTCGTTGAGAAAATTGCTGGCTAAAGAGGGGCGACTGATTTCTGTCAGCCTAG CACCAACTGTCCAATTAATATTCAGCTCCCGTGTGAATAAGTCCAAAGCCGAAAAGTATAGGGGGCAAATTCTGCAAGCATTTGAGTCTGTTCTTTCTTCTGCTATAATACTTGAAATCCGATACGAATCAAAGGATGATCTCACATCATATCATGCTCCAGTTATCTCTCGCTACCATGAGGATGGCTCTTCGAATATGGTATTAAGGAGGTCTTTCACTAAACATAGTTCAGTTTCTTCTGGAGGTGAAAATTTAATTAGAAGGCTTCAAAAAGACAGCATTTTCCAGGGTACTAGCTCAAATCAGACACGCTGGATGCAATCTGATCCACATATATTGACCGAAGGTGAAATTATTGAAGTTGGATCTCAGATGGATTGGCATGCTGAACCAGATAATGGCATTGTTACAGCAAACAAAAGAAGACAAGCGAGTGTGTGGAGAGAAGGCTTGTCATCACTGGACCAAGAAATTCCTCAAGGAGGGAAAAATGTGAATAACGAACATGGTCGACAAAAAAACATTGTAAGAGGCAAGGTATCTCTTGCTCATGTTATTAACCAGGCGGAAGCTCGTTCTCAACAAGGTGGCTGGTCTAGGCACAAAGCTATATCAATTGCAGAAAAGCTAGAGCAAGATAATTT GAGATTGGAACCTAGATCTAGTTTGCTTTGTTGGAAAACTTCAAGCACTTCTAGACGGAAG CTATCTGCACTGAAGATCAGGACACGAAGATCACGAGCTTTATCAAGGCTCGCCTTGTGCGGAAGGTGCATTTCAGCGGGAtcaccaagatga
- the LOC133885867 gene encoding protein STICHEL-like 3 isoform X3: MPAAAWSSSGGGDHLRGHAHLTNCIHLRHHHAQAHGASGRRPSPTGSSASASAALMRDLLALQRSRSLRDPSTRRSVDSASNRDADADHSLRGGLKTLLDQLAENPQPKPSRRPRRRFKRGAGRRAAPAAASSGALDRPAVSVNSSSQEAVCGNKYLFSAGGGDDGGGGEELLLQQVSHDSRIVCGIPWNWSRIHHRGKSILDMAGRSLSCGLSDPMSASAARRFEAATSAASCGHMNGSRSHPHFPVTARLTSSTSSDSDSLPLLVEGARNGIGGISSSFSGELGILSKSSEIESDLASEARSGQRSRGSHGGRHRSLTQKYEPTTFKDVVGQSLVVQALSNAILKKKIGLVYVFYGPHGTGKTSCARVFAKALNCHSAEHPRPCDSCASCIAHNVGKSRSLLEIGPVGNIDLDSIVDILDNVMLSPVPAQHRVFIIDDCNTLPPDTWSVISKWISTSESLDVDRDALKLIASRSDGSLRDAEMTLDQLSLLGQRISMSLVQELVGLVSDDKLVDLLDLALSADTVNTVKTLRDITETGVEPMDLMSQLATIITDILAGTYPFTQERARRKFFKRPTLSKDDMEKLRQALKTLSEAEKQLRVSNDKMTWLTAALLQLAPDKQYILLSSSTNTSLNRGLLTHPEGDIARNSAVDHSEIHAGPHGLPRASDLGNQQYRDVNPGVGSSNNMGSNYHGGRRAGEHTPDSHVLSTSGTRVNEGSKYSKTDSNMIWQAVLENVQSDSLRKLLAKEGRLISVSLGTAPTVQLIFSSRVNKSKAEKYRGQILQAFESVLSSAIILEIRYESKDDLTSYHAPVISRYHEDGSSNMVLRRSFTKHSSVSSGGENLIRRLQKDSIFQGTSSNQTRWMQSDPHILTEGEIIEVGSQMDWHAEPDNGIVTANKRRQASVWREGLSSLDQEIPQGGKNVNNEHGRQKNIVRGKVSLAHVINQAEARSQQGGWSRHKAISIAEKLEQDNLRLEPRSSLLCWKTSSTSRRKLSALKIRTRRSRALSRLALCGRCISAGSPR, translated from the exons atgccggcggcggcgtggagTAGCAGCGGCGGTGGTGACCACCTACGCGGGCATGCGCACCTGACCAACTGCATCCACCTGCGGCACCACCACGCGCAAGCGCACGGCGCGTCCGGGCGGAGGCCCAGCCCCACGGGGTCGTCCGCGtcggcctcggccgcgctgATGCGGGACCTCCTCGCGCTGCAGCGCTCGCGCTCTCTCCGGGACCCCTCCACGCGCCGCTCGGTCGACTCCGCATCCAACAgggacgccgacgccgaccaCTCCCTCCGCGGCGGGCTCAAGACCCTCCTCGACCAGCTAGCGGAGAACCCGCAGCCCAAGCCCTCGCGCCGCCCTCGGCGACGCTTCAAGCGCGGGGCCGGTCGCCGCGCAGCTCCCGCGGCTGCCTCCAGCGGCGCTTTAGATCGCCCCGCCGTCTCCGTCAACTCCAGCTCCCAGGAGGCCGTCTGCGGCAACAAGTACCTTTTCAGCGCCGGCGGAGGAGAcgacggcggtggtggcgaggagctgctgctgcagcaggtGTCGCACGACTCACGCATCGTGTGCGGCATCCCGTGGAACTGGTCGCGCATCCACCACCGCGGCAAGTCCATCCTCGACATGGCGGGCCGTAGCCTCTCGTGCGGCCTGTCAGACCCCAtgtcggcgtcggcggcgcggAGGTTCGAAGCCGCCACCTCCGCTGCCTCGTGCGGTCACATGAACGGGTCGCGTTCGCACCCGCATTTCCCGGTGACGGCGAGGCTGACTTCCTCGACCAGTTCGGACTCCGACTCTCTGCCTCTGCTTGTCGAGGGCGCGCGCAATGGCATCGGTGGCATTTCCAGTAGCTTCTCTGGGGAGCTCGGGATTTTGTCCAAGAGCAGCGAGATAGAGTCTGACCTCGCGTCCGAGGCACGGTCAGGTCAGAGGTCACGGGGCTCGCACGGTGGCCGGCACCGGAGCTTGACACAGAAGTATGAGCCGACGACTTTCAAGGACGTCGTTGGGCAAAGCTTGGTGGTGCAGGCGCTGTCCAATGCCATTCTGAAGAAGAAGATTGGGCTGGTGTATGTCTTCTACGGGCCACATGGTACAGGCAAGACGTCATGTGCGAGGGTGTTTGCGAAAGCTTTGAATTGCCATTCTGCTGAGCACCCAAGGCCCTGTGATTCATGCGCGTCTTGTATTGCACACAATGTGGGCAAGAGTAGGAGTTTGTTGGAGATTGGACCGGTTGGTAACATAGACCTGGACAGCATTGTGGATATACTTGACAATGTGATGCTTTCGCCTGTGCCAGCCCAGCACCGGGTGTTTATAATTGATGACTGCAACACATTGCCGCCAGATACATGGAGTGTCATATCCAAG TGGATTTCTACTAGCGAAAGCCTAGATGTTGATAGAGATGCACTGAAACTTATTGCTTCCCGGTCAGATGGGTCATTGAGGGATGCGGAGATGACCTTGGATCAGCTGAGTTTGCTTGGGCAGAGAATTTCAATGTCGCTTGTTCAAGAACTC GTTGGCTTGGTTTCTGATGATAAATTGGTTGATTTGCTTGATTTGGCACTTTCCGCTGACACTGTTAACACAGTGAAAACCTTACGGGATATTACCGAAACAGGGGTTGAGCCAATGGACCTGATGTCTCAACTTGCCACAATAATCACTGACATCCTTGCTGGCACCTATCCATTCACACAAGAAAGAGCGCGAAGAAAATTCTTCAAACGTCCAACCT TATCAAAGGATGATATGGAAAAGCTACGCCAAGCCTTGAAAACACTCTCTGAAGCTGAAAAACAGTTGAGGGTCTCTAATGACAAGATGACCTGGCTTACAGCTGCTCTGCTTCAGCTTGCTCCTGATAAACAGTATATATTGCTGAGTTCGTCCACGAATACGAGTCTTAATCGGGGTTTGCTTACCCACCCTGAGGGAGACATTGCAAGGAACTCTGCTGTAGATCATAGTGAGATACATGCTGGTCCCCATGGCTTACCAAGAGCATCTGACCTTGGAAATCAGCAGTATAGAGATGTTAATCCAGGTGTTGGTTCTAGCAACAACATGGGAAGCAATTATCACGGAGGACGGAGAGCTGGGGAACATACACCAGACAGCCATGTATTGtcaacaagtggtaccagagtgAATGAAGGATCTAAATACAGCAAAACTGACAGTAATATGATTTGGCAGGCTGTGCTAGAGAATGTTCAGTCAGACTCGTTGAGAAAATTGCTGGCTAAAGAGGGGCGACTGATTTCTGTCAGCCTAGGTACAG CACCAACTGTCCAATTAATATTCAGCTCCCGTGTGAATAAGTCCAAAGCCGAAAAGTATAGGGGGCAAATTCTGCAAGCATTTGAGTCTGTTCTTTCTTCTGCTATAATACTTGAAATCCGATACGAATCAAAGGATGATCTCACATCATATCATGCTCCAGTTATCTCTCGCTACCATGAGGATGGCTCTTCGAATATGGTATTAAGGAGGTCTTTCACTAAACATAGTTCAGTTTCTTCTGGAGGTGAAAATTTAATTAGAAGGCTTCAAAAAGACAGCATTTTCCAGGGTACTAGCTCAAATCAGACACGCTGGATGCAATCTGATCCACATATATTGACCGAAGGTGAAATTATTGAAGTTGGATCTCAGATGGATTGGCATGCTGAACCAGATAATGGCATTGTTACAGCAAACAAAAGAAGACAAGCGAGTGTGTGGAGAGAAGGCTTGTCATCACTGGACCAAGAAATTCCTCAAGGAGGGAAAAATGTGAATAACGAACATGGTCGACAAAAAAACATTGTAAGAGGCAAGGTATCTCTTGCTCATGTTATTAACCAGGCGGAAGCTCGTTCTCAACAAGGTGGCTGGTCTAGGCACAAAGCTATATCAATTGCAGAAAAGCTAGAGCAAGATAATTT GAGATTGGAACCTAGATCTAGTTTGCTTTGTTGGAAAACTTCAAGCACTTCTAGACGGAAG CTATCTGCACTGAAGATCAGGACACGAAGATCACGAGCTTTATCAAGGCTCGCCTTGTGCGGAAGGTGCATTTCAGCGGGAtcaccaagatga